One region of Sebastes fasciatus isolate fSebFas1 chromosome 1, fSebFas1.pri, whole genome shotgun sequence genomic DNA includes:
- the tmf1 gene encoding TATA element modulatory factor encodes MSWFNASHLSSFAKQALTTAQKSIDRVLDIKEEDQWGDTVVLPFDDVTIPGKLSLSGGWGMTQWEAPNEERSTTPPPSSEAITTPVTRTVVDESKNFFSAFLPPGDVQQGFTNTQVQVVSVPPIKSQRRLQEKEMKNREAQNEVETQMSAPADESQETDDESEPVELESSPAEPYAVTILLQPVSPPSSPSSDLPCDPDSKTSSAKTDVGSTVSVDSETEQSQTPSDHQVEQDATDSSEPAAVTSEPKCCTPSDPSPSPPSKEALIEHKDSKGEDRQNDTPSPPVSAFSSGTSTTSDIEVLDHESVLSESSASSRQETGEGKAGLHLMQGSFQLLTASTCGDFPRLEDYSKLTESCGSSSDAFERIDSFSVQSLDSRSVSEVNSDDDIPGSRTLASVTAGPPPLTSAECQKQEDGVVEKVGEEEEEEEEEEEEEEEGFTETMREQSLDEMEESGRSATPVNIEQPEDLIEQEQESEGNVTLSDLASKAEEQNTPPITEEMKSVSTVQILEFQKVIDELSGRLEKRESQLLAVSKDKAGLEEQCDNLKDEVISLKEESSTVQSLKEEFTQRIADAERKAQLACKERDIAKKEIKGLREELSTRLHSSDTLELIKEKEEQIRGLLEEGEKLSKQQLQHSNIIKKLRVKEKESDSRLIKQQRKIKEQEEELRQLQQVLDGKEEVEKQHRENIKKLNAVVERQEKELSRLQMDSEELQEKNRSVQAALDNSYKELAELHKAHVSRTSEAEEAAMSRETQAKGQLSLAMEKAQEEARMQQEALANQVADLRVALQRAEQQQGRKEDYLREEISELQQRLQEAETRNQELSQSVSSATRPLLRQIENLQASLGGQTASWEKLEKNISDRLADAQTQLAVAVEKERSATEDHLTIKSQLASLESQNSLFRQEKARLLAQVDAEKNKREKLEDESSREHVDLENLRGEHIRMLEEAKKEKLLLTNQLEMEKMKVEQEKKKCYLAHEALKEKERKVMTHSVGEPPASSTPSLSRSSSISGADNAGLHSSILSQDDCLDHSLGNMTMSMSMSGTNLYEAARLSGGSSIIENLQSHLKLREGEIAQNQLEISSLERSRSVMAEELVRLTNQNDEMEEMVTEIPKLKAQLKDLAQRHNTILQMYGEKAEEADELKLDLEDVKNMYKTQIDELLKNQK; translated from the exons ATGAGTTGGTTCAACGCATCTCACCTGTCCAGCTTCGCTAAACAAGCTTTAACAACAGCTCAGAAGTCAATAGACCGAGTTCTGGATATCAAAGAAGAGGACCAATGGGGAGACACGGTTGTACTGCCCTTTGATG ATGTCACAATACCTGGAAAGCTGTCATTGAGTGGAGGATGGGGAATGACGCAGTGGGAAGCACCCAATGAAGAAAGGTCCaccactcctcctccttcctctgagGCCATCACTACACCTGTCACCCGCACAGTTGTGGACGAATCCAAAAACTTTTTCAGTGCCTTTCTGCCACCTGGAGACGTACAACAAGGTTTCACCAACACCCAGGTCCAGGTCGTGTCTGTACCACCTATTAAGTCTCAGAGGCGGCTTCAGGAGAAGGAAATGAAAAACAGAGAGGCACAAAACGAAGTGGAGACTCAAATGTCAGCACCTGCTGATGAGAGTCAGGAGACAGATGATGAGAGCGAGCCTGTTGAGCTTGAGTCCTCACCAGCAGAACCTTATGCAGTAACTATCCTCCTGCAGCCAGTTTCTCCTCCGTCTTCTCCTTCCAGCGATCTTCCTTGTGATCCTGACAGCAAAACGAGCAGTGCAAAAACAGATGTTGGCTCTACAGTCTCTGTTGACTCAGAAACAGAGCAGTCACAGACTCCGTCAGATCACCAGGTTGAGCAGGATGCCACAGATTCATCTGAACCTGCTGCTGTCACTTCTGAACCTAAGTGCTGTACACCTTCTGATCCTTCGCCCTCGCCGCCCTCTAAGGAAGCACTCATAGAGCATAAAGACTCAAAGGGGGAGGACCGTCAAAATGACACCCCGTCTCCTCCAGTCAGCGCTTTCTCCTCAGGAACCTCCACCACCAGTGACATTGAAGTGCTTGACCACGAGTCTGTGTTGAGTGAGAGCTCAGCCAGCTCCAGACAAGAAACAGGGGAGGGCAAGGCTGGCCTTCACCTAATGCAGGGCTCCTTCCAGCTTCTCACTGCCTCCACCTGTGGAGATTTCCCCCGTCTGGAGGACTATTCCAAGCTCACGGAGAGCTGCGGCTCATCCTCGGATGCATTTGAACGCATAGATTCATTCAGCGTGCAGTCGTTGGATAGCCGGAGTGTCAGCGAGGTTAACTCAGACGATGATATCCCTGGCAGTCGGACACTAGCGTCTGTCACTGCAGGCCCTCCTCCTTTAACATCAGCTGAATGCCAGAAGCAGGAAGATGGGGTAGTGGAGAAggtaggagaggaggaggaggaagaggaggaggaagaggaggaggaagaagagggattTACTGAAACAATGAGGGAGCAGTCGCTGGATGAGATGGAGGAGAGTGGACGGAGTGCGACACCTGTCAATATAGAGCAGCCAGAAGACTTGATAGAACAGGAACAGGAGTCTGAAGGGAATGTCACACTGTCTGATCTTGCCTCCAAAGCTGAAGAACAGAACACTCCACCAATCACTGAAGAGATGAAGAGTGTCTCAACAGTTCAGATTTTGGAGTTTCAAAAG GTCATTGATGAGCTGTCAGGTCGCCTTGAGAAGAGAGAATCTCAGCTGCTGGCAGTCAGCAAAGACAAGGCCGGGCTGGAGGAGCAGTGTGATAATCTAAAAGA TGAAGTGATAAGCCTGAAGGAGGAGAGCTCCACTGTTCAGTCCCTGAAGGAGGAGTTCACCCAGCGAATAGCAGATGCAGAGAGGAAGGCTCAGCTGGCctgtaaagagagagacatagcCAAGAAG GAAATAAAGGGCTTGCGAGAAGAGCTTTCGACAAGACTTCACTCCAGTGATACATTGGAGCTCATCAAAGAGAAGGAAGAGCAGATCAGAGGCCTGCTGGAAGAAG GGGAAAAGTTGTccaagcagcagctgcagcacagcAACATCATCAAGAAACTGCGtgtgaaggagaaggagagcgaCTCAAGGCTCATCAAGCAACAGAGGAAAATcaaggagcaggaggaggagctcagGCAACTGCAGCAG gtTCTAGATGggaaggaggaggtggagaaacAGCACAGGGAGAACATCAAGAAGCTGAACGCTGTGGTGGAGCGGCAGGAGAAGGAGCTGAGCAGGCTGCAGATGGACTCTGAGGAGCTGCAGGAGAAGAACAGGAGCGTCCAGGCTGCTCTGGACAACTCGTACAA GGAGCTGGCAGAACTTCACAAGGCGCATGTGAGCAGAACCAGCGAGGCCGAAGAGGCAGCTATGAGCAGGGAAACGCAGGCCAAGGGGCAGCTGAGCCTGGCTATGGAGAAGGCCCAGGAGGAGGCCAGGATGCAACAGGAGGCTCTGGCCAATCAG GTGGCTGACCTGAGAGTGGCTCTGCAGAGGGCTGAGCAACAgcaaggaaggaaagaagattATTTGAGGGAGGAGATCAGCGAGCTGCAGCAG AGGCTTCAGGAGGCCGAGACCAGGAACCAGGAACTCAGTCAGAGCGTTTCCTCGGCAACACGGCCCCTACTACGACAGATTGAGAACTTACAGGCCTCGTTGGGCGGACAGACGGCATCCTGGGAAAAACTGGAGAAGAACATATCTGACAGGCTCG CGGATGCCCAGACACAGCTGGCTGTGGCCGTGGAGAAGGAGCGATCAGCAACTGAAGACCACCTGACCATCAAGTCCCAGCTGGCCTCTCTGGAGTCCCAGAATTCCCTGTTCCGCCAGGAGAAGGCCCGACTGCTGGCACAGGTGGATGCTGAGaagaacaagagagagaaactggAGGACGAGAGCAGCAG GGAGCACGTTGATTTGGAAAATCTGCGAGGAGAACACATCCGCATGCTAGAGGAGGCCAAGAAAGAAAAG CTGCTGCTGACCAATCAATTAGAGATGGAGAAGATGAAGGTGGagcaagagaagaagaaatgcTACTTGGCACATGAAGCGCTCAAGGAAAAG GAGCGGAAGGTCATGACCCACTCTGTGGGAGAGCCCCCGGCCTCCTCCACACCCTCCCTGTCCCGCTCTAGCTCCATCAGTGGGGCAGACAATGCTGGTTTACACTCTTCTATTCTATCACAG GACGACTGTTTAGACCACTCTCTGGGTAACATGACCATGTCTATGTCGATGAGCGGGACCAATCTGTACGAGGCCGCCAGGCTGTCTGGAGGCTCCAGCATCATAGAGAACCTCCAGTCTCACCTCAAACTCAGAGAAGGAGAAATAGCACAAAATCag CTTGAGATCTCCAGTCTAGAGAGGAGTCGCTCTGTGATGGCAGAGGAGCTGGTCCGACTCACCAATCAAAACGATGAGATGGAGGAGATGGTGACGGAGATCCCCAAGTTGAAAGCTCAACTCAAG GATCTGGCGCAGCGGCACAACACAATCCTGCAGATGTATGGAGAAAAGGCTGAAGAGGCAGACGAGCTCAAATTGGACCTTGAAGATGTGAAGAACATGTACAAAACCCAGATTGATGAACTGCTGAAGAACCAGaaataa